A window of Komagataella phaffii GS115 chromosome 1, complete sequence contains these coding sequences:
- a CDS encoding C-1-tetrahydrofolate synthase, mitochondrial, whose protein sequence is MLSRIGSRNKAASTVRRLAGDLVLRSRQLHASAVFSQAQILSGTKLAKSIRSKVFEEINVFKATHPEFQPAVTIIQVGNRPDSSAYVRMKLKAASESGIICNVIKLPEDTAEPTLVNRIHKLNNDSSVHGILVQLPLPSHIDETHITNSVSILKDVDGFDRFNVGELAKKGGNPTFLPCTPNGCMKLLEASGVELSGKSAVVLGRSDIVGTPVAQLLNKANCTVTICHSRTPNIADIVKNSDIVVAAIGKANFVKGEWLKPGAVVIDVGINYVPDSTKKSGQRLVGDVEFESAKEKASVITPVPGGVGPMTVAMLVSNIAHAAKLQLKNDLKPAKIYANPLELKTPVPSDIEISRAQEPRYIKDIATDLGIKDKELELYGHYKAKVSLDVYDRLAENRENGNYVLVAGITPTPLGEGKSTTTMGLVQALGAHLNLAAVANVRQPSMGPTFGVKGGAAGGGYAQVIPMDEFNMHLTGDIHAIGAANNLLAAALDTRIFHETTQKDAVFYKRLVPAKKGVRKFTPSMLKRLEKLGINKTDPDSLTPEEATKFAKLNIDPQTITVKRVLDVNDRFVRQVTIGEAPTEKGHTRKTGFDITVASEVMAILALSKDLKDLRSRVGAIVVASSYEGVPITAEDLGVAGALTALLKDAVKPNLMQTLEGTPVFVHAGPFANISIGASSVIADRVALKLIGASKSDVVAKSEKGFVVTEAGFDFTMGGERFYNIKCRASGLKPNTVVLVATSRALKLHGGAPDVKPGQALPEEYTTENVELVRRGCANLAKQISNASQYGAPVVVAINQFETDSPAELAVIREEALKAGAFDAVPSNHWAEGGKGAVELAKAVVSSCASCPEPNAEQSELYSLDNNTIEDRLNIIVRKMYNGNGIELSELAKTQIARYEAQGFGNLPICIAKTQYSLSHDPSLKNVPSGFTVPIREVRLSAGAGYLSCLAAAIMTIPGLPTHPGYLNVEVNDEGEIEGLF, encoded by the coding sequence ATGCTTTCAAGAATTGGATCTAGAAATAAAGCAGCTAGCACCGTTAGAAGGCTCGCTGGCGATTTGGTTCTGAGATCTCGACAACTGCATGCCTCGGCTGTGTTCTCCCAGGCTCAGATTCTGTCTGGTACCAAACTCGCCAAGAGCATAAGATCGAAggtctttgaagaaatcaacgTCTTCAAGGCCACTCATCCTGAGTTCCAGCCTGCTGTCACTATCATTCAAGTTGGTAACAGACCTGATTCTTCTGCATATGTCCGCATGAAGCTCAAGGCTGCAAGTGAATCGGGAATTATCTGTAATGTTATCAAATTACCTGAAGACACGGCCGAGCCAACCTTGGTCAACCGCATTCATAAACTCAACAACGACAGTTCTGTTCACGGGATCCTGGTTCAATTGCCTCTTCCAAGCCACATTGACGAAACTCACATTACAAACAGCGtttcaatcttgaaagATGTTGACGGTTTTGACAGATTCAATGTAGGTGAACTTGCTAAAAAAGGTGGAAATCCTACTTTCCTTCCATGTACTCCCAACGGCTGTATGAAACTGTTGGAAGCCTCTGGAGTCGAATTAAGTGGTAAGTCTGCTGTAGTCCTTGGAAGATCTGACATTGTTGGCACTCCTGTTGCCCAACTTTTGAATAAGGCCAATTGCACTGTTACCATATGTCACTCTCGTACACCCAACATCGCAGACATCGTCAAGAACTCTGatattgttgttgctgcCATTGGAAAAGCAAACTTTGTGAAAGGTGAATGGTTGAAACCTGGTGCTGTTGTTATTGACGTCGGTATTAATTACGTTCCTGATTCTACCAAGAAATCCGGTCAACGATTAGTTGGTGATGTTGAGTTTGAGTCTGCCAAAGAGAAGGCTTCTGTAATTACTCCAGTTCCAGGTGGAGTGGGGCCTATGACTGTGGCCATGTTGGTTTCAAATATTGCTCATGCTGCTAAgcttcaattgaagaacGACTTGAAGCCAGCTAAGATTTATGCAAACCCACTGGAGCTTAAGACCCCTGTTCCTTCTGATATAGAGATTTCCAGAGCCCAGGAACCACGATATATCAAAGATATTGCTACAGACTTGGGtatcaaagacaaagagCTAGAATTGTACGGTCACTACAAGGCGAAAGTTTCCCTCGACGTTTACGACAGATTAGCtgaaaacagagaaaaTGGAAACTATGTGTTAGTTGCCGGGATAACTCCAACTCCTCTTGGTGAAGGAAAATCTACCACTACAATGGGTTTAGTTCAAGCTTTGGGTGCTCATTTGAACCTTGCGGCTGTTGCTAATGTTAGACAACCATCAATGGGGCCTACTTTCGGTGTCAAAGGTGGTGCTGCTGGAGGAGGATACGCTCAAGTTATTCCTATGGATGAATTCAACATGCACTTGACTGGTGATATCCATGCCATTGGCGCTGCAAACAACTTGCTTGCCGCTGCTTTAGATACCAGAATTTTCCATGAGACTACTCAGAAGGACGCAGTTTTCTACAAGAGATTGGTTCCTGCTAAAAAAGGAGTGAGGAAGTTTACTCCTTCAATGCTTAAGCGTTTGGAAAAGTTAGGCATCAACAAGACTGACCCAGACTCTTTAACGCCCGAGGAGGCAACTAAGTTTGCCAAACTGAACATTGATCCTCAGACAATCACTGTTAAACGTGTCTTGGATGTGAACGATAGATTTGTTCGTCAAGTTACCATAGGAGAGGCCCCAACCGAAAAGGGACACACCCGGAAGACAGGTTTTGATATAACAGTTGCCTCTGAAGTTATGGCTATCTTGGCCCTCTCAAAGGACCTAAAAGACTTGAGATCTCGTGTTGGAGCCATTGTTGTAGCCTCAAGTTACGAAGGGGTTCCTATAACCGCCGAAGACTTAGGAGTTGCTGGTGCCCTGACCGCTTTGCTTAAGGATGCTGTAAAACCTAATCTGATGCAAACATTAGAGGGAACTCCAGTATTTGTTCACGCAGGACCATTTGCCAACATTTCCATTGGAGCTTCTTCGGTTATAGCTGATCGTGTTGCTCTGAAGTTAATTGGAGCTTCAAAAAGTGATGTCGTTGCTAAATCTGAGAAGGGTTTTGTTGTCACCGAAGCTGGTTTCGATTTCACAATGGGTGGAGAAAGATTCTATAATATTAAGTGTAGAGCGTCCGGTTTAAAACCCAACACTGTTGTATTGGTGGCCACTAGTCGTGCTTTGAAGTTGCACGGTGGTGCCCCTGATGTGAAGCCAGGACAAGCTCTTCCTGAAGAATACACTactgaaaatgttgaacTGGTTCGTCGTGGTTGCGCCAACCTGGCCAAACAAATTTCTAATGCATCTCAATATGGCGCACCAGTTGTCGTTGCTATCAATCAATTTGAGACTGATTCTCCTGCAGAGTTGGCTGTAATTAGAGAAGAGGCCCTGAAAGCCGGAGCCTTTGATGCTGTTCCATCGAACCATTGGGCTGAAGGTGGTAAAGGTGCCGTTGAGCTTGCTAAGGcagttgtttcttcttgtgCCTCCTGTCCTGAGCCAAATGCCGAGCAATCTGAGCTATATTCCCTTGACAACAACACCATTGAGGACAGACTTAATATAATTGTTCGAAAAATGTACAATGGTAATGGAATAGAACTGAGCGAGCTGGCAAAGACACAAATTGCTCGCTATGAAGCTCAAGGTTTTGGAAACTTACCTATTTGTATTGCTAAGACTCAGTATTCACTGTCTCATGATCCTTCCCTCAAAAACGTCCCAAGCGGATTTACGGTTCCAATTAGAGAAGTTCGTTTGAGTGCAGGAGCTGGATACTTGAGTTGTCTTGCTGCTGCGATCATGACAATCCCAGGGCTACCTACTCATCCAGGATATCTCAATGTTGAAGTTAATGACGAAGGAGAGATTGAGGGATTATTTTAG
- a CDS encoding 5' to 3' exonuclease, 5' flap endonuclease, producing MGIKGLNALINEHSPKAFRNGEMKTFFGRKVAIDASMCLYQFLIAVRQQDGQQLANEEGETTSHLMGFFYRTIRMVGYGIKPCYVFDGKPPVLKGGELEKRLKRREEAEKQRLDMKETGTLADIAKFERRTVRVTREQNDQAKKLLELMGIPYVDAPCEAEAQCAELAKGGKVYAAASEDMDTLCYETPYLLRHMTTAEARKLPVTEIDYAKVMEGLEMELPQFIDLCILLGCDYCETIKGVGPVTAFKLIKEHGSIEKVVEAIENNPKSKQKIPENWPYNEARELFLHPEVIPASECELEWKEPDEEALVDYMVRQHGFSEQRIRDGASKLRKSLKTGTQGRLDKFFVVKKRPAEEKKGKNTKEEKPKKKRK from the coding sequence ATGGGTATCAAGGGACTGAATGCTCTAATAAATGAGCACTCTCCTAAAGCTTTCAGAAATGGCGAaatgaaaactttcttcGGAAGGAAAGTGGCCATTGACGCATCAATGTGCTTGTACCAGTTCTTAATTGCAGTGAGGCAACAAGATGGCCAGCAGTTAGCCAAcgaagaaggagaaaccaCCTCTCACCTAATGGGGTTCTTTTATAGGACAATTCGAATGGTTGGATACGGAATAAAGCCGTGTTACGTCTTTGATGGGAAACCTCCAGTTCTGAAAGGAGGAGAGTTAGAAAAAcgtttgaagagaagagagGAAGCCGAAAAACAGAGATTGGACATGAAAGAAACAGGAACCTTGGCTGACATTGccaagtttgaaagaagGACCGTTAGGGTCACACGTGAACAGAATGACCAAGCTAAGAAGCTGCTTGAATTGATGGGAATCCCCTATGTAGACGCTCCATGTGAAGCTGAAGCACAATGCGCAGAATTGGCTAAAGGAGGGAAAGTTTATGCTGCAGCTTCTGAAGATATGGATACGCTATGTTATGAAACGCCATATTTGTTGAGACACATGACCACTGCTGAGGCTCGTAAGTTGCCTGTCACTGAAATTGATTATGCTAAGGTTATGGAAGGTCTTGAAATGGAGCTTCCCCAGTTCATAGATTTATGTATACTTTTGGGTTGTGATTATTGTGAGACTATTAAGGGGGTAGGCCCGGTAACAGCGTTTAAACTGATCAAAGAACATGGCTCCATAGAGAAAGTCGTTGAGGCGATTGAAAATAATCCAAAAtccaaacaaaaaattCCTGAAAATTGGCCATACAATGAGGCCAGGGAGCTTTTCTTGCATCCCGAAGTGATACCGGCTTCTGAGTGTGAATTAGAGTGGAAAGAACCAGATGAAGAAGCATTGGTAGACTATATGGTTCGCCAACATGGATTCAGTGAACAAAGAATAAGGGATGGCGCATCCAAACTACGTAAATCCTTGAAAACGGGCACCCAAGGACGTTTGGACAAATTCTTTGTGGTTAAGAAAAGACCagcagaagaaaagaagggaaagaacacaaaggaagagaaacccaagaaaaagagaaagtaa
- a CDS encoding Protein that forms heterodimers with Msh3p and Msh6p — protein sequence MSSIRPELRFQDKSDETGFYRKYLKLGEKPDRTVWAVDRGDYYTVLDQDAILVAELIYKTNSVVKTSNATLASGQHKEIKYVTLSPQVFVNFLKMCVLDIGHKIEIYDKTWTLSKTASPGNLAEVDHLINSSDLNTQALIASLRLSGKNIGLSYIDSVNKIIGVVEFVDNDLFSNVESAMIQLGIKECLLAGNTSKAADPDYVKLEQVMNRCDVVVTHVKNSDYSTKNIEQDLVRLTGDDLVFSTNDVHSLDQALGCVNSLVLYLNLLNSDDSGWTLELYNLSQYLRLDYSAVKSLNLFPSVSNNNQNSMNKNNSLFGLLNHCKTVGGSRLLSQWLKQPLLDIKAITERQEIVQLLVDDMTMRAGLQEQFLNSVPDISKLTKKLASRKAKLDDVVRIYQLCTKLPDLLGLLIAEDKENTRASELIDEWFINPLQKICSSLLKFQELVETTIDLDALENATSISSSMVSVNPQFDENLVRVSKELEEMNSQMQQEHEFASDDLNMEMVKKLKLENHHVHGWCFRLTRTDSSVIRGNKRYRELQTVKAGVFFTTAKLSELASNVAELTEEYSKIQSGVVKEIIEISSTYSPILVQLSAVISKLDVLTSFAHVSSFAPIPYQRPKLYGLDDSSRKLKLIGARHPCLETQDDLTFIANDVVLTKDESEFAIITGPNMGGKSTYIRQVGVIALMAQIGCFLPCDEAEICVFDSILARVGASDSQLKGVSTFMSEMLEMSSILKTATSNSLVIIDELGRGTSTYDGFGLAYGISEYIANKLHSFTLFATHFHELTKLSELIPTVINLHVVAQTSTDGKDDDITLLYKVKPGISDKSFGINVAEIVKFPQKIINMAKRKAQELDDDAVYESAAKKIKATDEEVEAANELLKDLLKQWKSEADLSANSDEIVSKLKDLMGNEFKDKIAGNSLLKEMLTL from the coding sequence ATGTCGTCTATAAGACCAGAACTACGGTTCCAGGATAAATCCGATGAGACAGGGTTTTACCGTAAATATCTCAAGTTGGGCGAAAAGCCCGATAGAACAGTGTGGGCAGTCGACCGTGGTGACTACTACACGGTATTGGACCAGGATGCAATACTAGTGGCAGAGTTGATATACAAGACGAATTCAGTGGTGAAAACAAGCAATGCGACTCTGGCTTCAGGCCAGCATAAGGAAATCAAATACGTCACGCTATCGCCTCAAGTATTCGTCAATTTTCTAAAGATGTGTGTTCTAGACATCGGCCATAAGATCGAGATCTACGATAAAACATGGACGCTTTCCAAGACTGCTAGTCCAGGAAATCTAGCTGAGGTAGAtcatttgatcaattcctCTGATTTGAACACCCAGGCTTTGATTGCCTCTCTTCGATTGAGTGGTAAGAATATTGGACTGTCCTATATCGACTCTGTTAACAAGATCATTGGGGTGGTGGAGTTTGTTGATAATGATCTATTCTCCAACGTGGAGTCTGCAATGATACAATTGGGCATCAAGGAATGTCTTCTAGCTGGAAATACCTCAAAAGCTGCTGATCCAGACTATGTGAAATTGGAGCAGGTTATGAATAGATGTGACGTTGTAGTAACTCATGTCAAGAATTCAGATTATTCCACCAAGAATATTGAACAAGATCTTGTCAGACTAACCGGCGATGATTTGGTGTTTTCCACCAACGATGTTCATTCTTTGGATCAAGCTTTGGGCTGCGTGAACTCTTTGGTACTCTACCTTAATCTTTTGAATAGTGATGATAGTGGCTGGACTCTGGAACTGTACAATCTGTCTCAATACTTAAGACTAGACTATTCCGCTGtcaaatcattgaattTATTCCCCTCTGTGAGCAACAACAATCAAAACAGTATGAACAAGAATAATTCCCTTTTTGGTCTTCTAAACCATTGCAAGACTGTTGGAGGGTCTAGGCTACTTTCGCAATGGCTTAAACAACCTCTTTTGGACATTAAAGCTATTACAGAGCGTCAAGAGATTGTTCAGCTTCTCGTGGATGATATGACAATGAGAGCCGGTCTCCAAGAGCAATTCCTCAACTCTGTTCCAGATATCTCAAAACTGACTAAAAAACTGGCCAGTCGTAAAGCTAAGTTGGATGATGTGGTTAGAATCTACCAACTATGCACGAAACTGCCCGATCTATTAGGTCTTCTAATTGCAGAAGATAAAGAGAATACCAGAGCCTCGGAGTTGATTGACGAATGGTTTATCAACCCTTTACAGAAGATTTGCTCGTCCTTATTAAAATTTCAAGAGTTAGTTGAGACTACAATTGACCTGGATGCATTGGAAAATGCCACTAGCATTTCCAGTTCAATGGTTTCGGTGAACCCTCAGTTCGACGAGAATCTCGTAAGGGTGAGTAAAGAACTAGAAGAGATGAACTCTCAAATGCAACAAGAGCATGAATTTGCAAGCGACGACCTTAATATGGAGATGGTAAAGAAGCTTAAACTAGAGAACCATCATGTTCATGGATGGTGTTTTAGACTCACTAGAACAGACTCGTCAGTAATCAGAGGAAACAAAAGATACAGAGAGCTTCAAACAGTAAAGGCTGGTGTTTTTTTCACCACTGCCAAACTATCTGAATTAGCCTCTAACGTTGCGGAACTAACAGAAGAATACAGCAAAATTCAATCAGGTGTCGTCAAGGAGATTATTGAAATATCATCCACTTACAGTCCGATTTTGGTACAGTTATCTGCTGTTATATCAAAGCTGGACGTATTGACATCCTTCGCCCACGTTTCTTCGTTTGCTCCAATCCCATACCAACGTCCAAAGCTTTACGGTTTAGATGATAGCTCGAGAAAGCTAAAGTTGATAGGTGCAAGACACCCATGTTTGGAGACCCAAGATGATCTGACATTTATTGCCAATGACGTTGTTTTGACCAAAGATGAATCCGAGTTTGCCATTATTACAGGTCCTAATATGGGAGGAAAATCCACATATATTAGGCAAGTTGGAGTTATTGCTTTGATGGCCCAGATTGGATGTTTCCTCCCTTGTGATGAGGCCGAAATCTGTGTATTTGATTCGATCCTGGCTCGTGTTGGAGCGTCCGATTCCCAGCTGAAGGGAGTATCTACGTTTATGTCTGAGATGCTGGAGATGAGTTCTATTTTGAAGACTGCAACGAGCAACTCCTTGGTGATTATAGATGAGTTAGGAAGAGGAACTTCTACCTACGATGGGTTTGGCTTAGCATACGGCATCAGTGAATATATTGCTAACAAACTGCACAGTTTCACTCTTTTTGCTACTCATTTCCATGAGTTGACAAAATTGAGTGAGCTTATTCCAACGGTTATTAACCTGCACGTGGTTGCACAAACATCTACAGACGGTAAAGACGACGATATTACATTGCTGTACAAAGTTAAACCGGGAATATCTGATAAGtcttttggaatcaacGTGGCAGAAATCGTCAAATTCCCtcaaaagatcatcaaTATGGCTAAGCGGAAGGCACAAGAACTGGACGATGATGCAGTGTATGAGTCTGCTGCGAAGAAGATAAAGGCCACTGACGAAGAAGTCGAAGCAGCCAACGAGCTTTTGAAGGACTTGCTGAAACAATGGAAAAGTGAGGCTGATCTCTCCGCCAATAGTGATGAAATTGTATCCAAACttaaagatttgatggGTAACGAGTTCAAGGACAAGATTGCAGGAAACTCATTGTTAAAGGAGATGCTGACCTTATAA
- a CDS encoding Major facilitator superfamily, which produces MSSSDSLETKEKPIATVNSLHTAEDGVPTLTIINKETGETTVIRKDWTDEEEKKLVLKLDFIVIPLLFFAFFLLQLDRGNIGNAYTDTNLTKMLQLNNYRINIASALFSIGIVVFEIPFNVVLQRVSPSVFLSFQILAWSLVAALQSQFTNLAGFYVTRFLLGTMEAGFIPGGLYYLSTWYKRSELGLRHTFYFYGNFTASAVSGLIAAGILKNLSGVGGLSGWQWIFLLEGVVGIGFSFVFFTFLPDSANHPAAFWNTRWFYFNERERRIMRDRIYVDDPAKSVSTRKTNHRDVWKTVKKPIPWLHFLITVSSMQTTAALSSYIPLIIRSFGYGVFESNARSSIPQWASMVLLLLLSFSSKHIKPRGASVAFVLIWQLASQIALRELPADASATARFTALCFLVTSGAIGHVLNTSWLSVNIKNPRERSVALAMLIMAANIGGICGGQILRDNDKPLYRRAFLSLIILDVVSIAAILFTIGFYYHQNRKLTKLFGKVDIEDSREESAEKESTTAESLHETVYVGFNDNGVVDKKEEENALVKKPKYRFIP; this is translated from the coding sequence ATGAGTAGTTCTGACTCCTTGGAAACTAAAGAGAAGCCCATAGCTACCGTGAATTCACTTCACACTGCGGAAGATGGTGTTCCAACCTTGACCATCATTAATAAGGAAACTGGAGAAACTACCGTTATCAGAAAAGACTGgactgatgaagaagagaagaagcTTGTTCTCAAGCTGGACTTTATTGTTATTCCGCTTCTATTCTTTGCATTCTTCTTGCTACAACTAGACAGAGGGAATATTGGAAACGCTTATACCGATACTAATCTAACTAAAATGCTGCAACTGAACAATTACCGAATCAACATCGCAAGTGCCTTGTTTTCGATAGGTATAGTTGTGTTTGAAATTCCTTTCAATGTGGTCTTACAAAGAGTGAGTCCTTCAGTctttttgagttttcaaattcttgcCTGGAGTTTGGTTGCAGcccttcaaagtcaatttACCAATTTGGCTGGTTTCTACGTTACTAGATTTTTGTTGGGTACTATGGAAGCTGGTTTTATTCCCGGTGGTTTGTATTATCTTAGTACATGGTACAAGCGATCTGAGTTGGGTTTGAGGCATACGTTCTACTTCTACGGAAACTTTACTGCTTCAGCTGTTAGTGGACTCATTGCTGCGGGtatcttgaaaaatctatCAGGAGTTGGTGGTTTGAGTGGATGGCAATGGATCTTTTTACTTGAGGGTGTTGTCGGCATCGGATTTTCATTTGTGTTCTTTACATTTTTACCTGATTCTGCCAACCATCCTGCTGCCTTTTGGAACACGAGATGGTTTTATTTCAacgaaagagaaagaagaattatGCGTGATAGAATATACGTTGATGATCCTGCAAAATCTGTGTCGACCAGGAAAACCAACCACAGAgatgtttggaaaactgTCAAAAAGCCTATTCCTTGGCTACATTTCTTAATAACTGTCAGTTCTATGCAAACAACCGCGGCTCTTTCAAGCTATATCCCCCTGATTATCAGATCTTTCGGATATGGTGTATTTGAGTCCAATGCTAGGTCCTCCATTCCTCAATGGGCTTCCATGGTCTTACTTTTGCTTTTGAGTTTCTCAAGTAAGCACATCAAACCCAGAGGTGCTTCTGTCGCATTTGTTCTCATTTGGCAACTAGCTTCGCAAATTGCCCTGAGAGAACTTCCAGCTGATGCATCTGCGACTGCAAGATTCACAGCATTGTGCTTTCTGGTCACGTCAGGGGCCATCGGACATGTTTTGAATACATCGTGGTTGAGTGTAAACATCAAGAAcccaagagaaagaagtgTTGCCCTTGCCATGCTCATTATGGCAGCTAATATTGGTGGTATTTGTGGTGGACAAATTTTGAGAGACAACGATAAACCATTATACAGGAGGGCATTCCTCTCTCTTATTATTCTTGATGTTGTTTCTATCGCAGCTATACTATTCACTATTGGGTTCTACTACCATCAAAATAGAAAACTTACAAAGTTGTTCGGAAAGGTTGATATTGAGGACTCAAGGGAGGAGAGTGCAGAAAAAGAGTCTACCACTGCTGAATCGTTGCATGAGACAGTATATGTTGGATTCAATGATAATGGGGTCGTTgacaagaaagaagaggaaaacGCTCTCGTAAAGAAGCCCAAGTACAGATTTATTCCATAG
- a CDS encoding Protein kti12 — protein MPLVVITGHPSSGKSTRAQDLKEKLEEKIAALGPNDPGYGIAVILHSDESLGIVKERYRESVSEKSVRGTQISAVKRDLGRKTIVILDSLAYIKGFRYQLHCESKALGTPYCLLHIIAPTESCYKWNDERDLTKDTKWDKDLIDALIMRYEEPNHLNRWDSPLIPVPYDEPLPFESIWESIILKKAPRPNSATVLKQATTGNFLQQLDKHTSDVISKILQFQQLQSVGGEVLIDREKELLISLPPTTVSVAQLQRIRRSYIALNRMRTIEEDRIVPLFVDYLNAHLNNDE, from the coding sequence ATGCCTTTAGTTGTAATAACTGGACATCCCAGCAGCGGCAAGTCTACTCGGGCCCAAGATCTAAAAGAGAAGctggaagaaaagataGCAGCTCTTGGACCAAATGATCCGGGTTACGGGATCGCAGTCATTTTGCATTCTGATGAATCCCTTGGTATAGTAAAGGAAAGGTATCGGGAATCAGTCAGCGAGAAGAGCGTCAGAGGAACTCAAATATCAGCTGTGAAAAGAGATTTGGGAAGAAAAACCATTGTTATTTTGGACTCTTTAGCATACATTAAAGGATTTCGTTATCAGCTGCATTGTGAGAGCAAAGCTTTAGGGACACCCTATTGTCTATTGCATATAATTGCACCAACTGAATCATGCTACAAATGGAACGACGAGAGAGATTTAACAAAGGACACTAAATGGGACAAGGATCTTATAGATGCCCTCATTATGAGATATGAAGAGCCAAACCACCTTAACAGATGGGATTCTCCATTAATTCCCGTTCCCTATGACGAGCCTTTACCATTTGAATCTATTTGGGAGTCAAttattctgaaaaaggCACCAAGACCTAATAGTGCAACTGTCTTGAAACAAGCTACCACAGGCAACTTTTTACAACAGCTAGATAAACACACTTCTGATGTTATTTCCAAGatccttcagtttcaacaaTTGCAAAGCGTAGGTGGTGAAGTCCTCATTGATAGAGAGAAGGAACTTCTAATATCACTCCCTCCTACAACGGTGAGCGTTGCACAGTTGCAAAGGATTCGAAGAAGTTACATCGCACTCAACAGAATGAGAaccattgaagaagatcGAATTGTTCCTCTGTTTGTAGATTATCTAAATGCTCATCTAAATAACGATGAGTGA